The Drosophila biarmipes strain raj3 chromosome X, RU_DBia_V1.1, whole genome shotgun sequence genome includes the window GCCCTATACAAATATGAGCTTTAATTTATTGGCTCCCCAATTTATAGCCCTAATCAATGGCATACTAAAGCATTCAGTTACAGTCCATAAATAATGCCAGACATTCGCTAGTCAGTGGGCCCATAAATAAGGAGCCGAGTCCGCGCCTTTCGCATTCGGAAGATCCCTGGCCCGCCGCCGAGTTTACAACTCAACTTGAGTTGAGAAATGgttgaaatattttgcatCTAACGGCCTCTTAAAGAGCCCGGAACGATATGCAAATGGTGGGGGCTGAAGGCGGTGAAGAGCACCTCAAGCAGGTGGAAAAATATGTGGAAAAAATACCAGGAGAGGGTGAAAAATCGCATGCCTATGCATCGTTCCATTCTGTTTTATGGTTCATAAACTTTCGCTCCTTGGTGAGTGCCTTTTGCCCTTTTTTTATGGGGCACGTTGAATAAAAAACTGATTTGTTTTGCGCCACTCCCCCCACCCCCCACTCGCCGTTTGATGTTGCCGGCTGTTTGGGCTGTTTCGGCTGTTTTGGCTGATTTCAGCCATTTGTTGCCGCCGAAATGCGGCTCAGTTTTCGGGGCTAACATATGGCACTCACTTCGGCGCAATcgacatcatcatcagcacCATCATTATGCTGACGAGTTGTTAATGATGAACATAATGACGACATGGAGCGCTTTGGGCCAACAAAGTTGTTAACATAAAATGGCTCGCTGCACACATGTACACCCACAATTTGCTCAGATTTCCCTCGGatgtgtggtgtgtgtgtgtgtgtgtgcgtgtgtgtgtgtgtgtgtatctgtgtgtgcttAACCACTTTCACCTTTTATGGTCCGCATCTGTCACTGCAGTCGTTTTTCACCTGTGAAAAATGTGAGGGGCAGGAAATGAGGCTAAAATCGGAGCCAAGGCACGGCGAAAAACGAATTGAAACTTTCACCACAAACAGCTTAATCGGCTATCATTTCAATAAAGTTAAATAGTGAGTTTAAATAGTTTGGTTTAAAGTGCTTTTTGTAGAGTTTTTGgtttacaaataattatacaaatttaaaaagtagcttataaaattaaaagtatcCTAAGTAAAAGCAttcaaatcattttaaaattttaaatatttttgaatcgATTTCAAAAGCATGTAATCCTTAAGAAAAGGAATTAAATAGTCtgataaatataattatacaatactaaaatttatttgtatagcCCTTAAAATCttgtagaaattataaaaccaattgaatatttaagaaaagacTTCaattaatctttaaaaatataaacaaaattttaaagaaaagggaatcaatcaatcaataatcaaagaattataaattaatttaaataatttaaaataccctACAGAATATACCTTAAAGGAAAAGGCTTCGATCAATAGAtagaaataagaaaattatttttcaaattgaaaataccTTACAAAACTAAATATACCGTAAAGAAAATGACTTCAATCAATCGATAacataagaaaataatttcttcCCCTGCACACATTTTCCGGCGAAAACTTGCAGTCAAAAGAggaatataaaatttcattagatTTAGCATTTGAAGAAGGTAACCGGaggaggaaaaaaaaaaaggaaaataccgCCGAGAGATTGAGGGCTTGTTTGTGCCGGGGGTGTGGGAGAGCCAGTCTTCAACTTTGGGTCTCGGGGTTGGGTAAACTTTTCATGTTTTTCCCTGGGTTTTCCCTGGGTTTTCACAGTTTTCGGGGCCTTCATGCCGGCCGCGGGCGATGGATGATTCTGATTTTGATTTAGCCCATGTTGTTGTGGGTTACTTTTCGGCATACGCCACCCGGTCGTATGAGCAATGTAAACAAATTTCCCCCACCTTCCCAGCACTTTTCTGGCTGGATTTTCCATGAGGATGAAAAGCAGGCGCTTTCCCCCCGTCTCCAAATCAGGCGCTCTGACGCACAGaccatatttattattttcaaaaattgaaaaatacagAAAAGTATGCCAGCTCTGAGACTTGCCAGCTTCTTTACCAAGTTTTTCCCATCCAAAAGGGTGCGTAGCGTGGAGCTAGAGCGAAGGAGGCAGTTGTTGAGGGCCCGGCGGCACATGATGAGCCAAACGCCGCAAGTGGACTTCAGTGCAGAGCCCATAGTGCTGCCAATGCCACGGAATTTGGACAGGGGCAAGCTCCGGGGGCAGCATGTGATTGGCAGCTTCCAGCTGCATATGCAGCAAGATCCTCTGACCCAGAGGCTGGAGATCACGGCCACGCTGCCCACCCCGCAGCTACCGCCGGAAACGGCGCCCG containing:
- the LOC108035484 gene encoding uncharacterized protein LOC108035484, whose protein sequence is MPALRLASFFTKFFPSKRVRSVELERRRQLLRARRHMMSQTPQVDFSAEPIVLPMPRNLDRGKLRGQHVIGSFQLHMQQDPLTQRLEITATLPTPQLPPETAPEPQDEQLYELCVCNSQGQLLARIPFLESDYRRAAHQAIDSMSD